TTGGTGGCGGAAGTAGTAATGCTGCAGGTTTTTTAGTTGCTTTAAAGTTGTTCGGACTGATATCTGAGCAAGAAGCCTTTGAATTGGCAAAAGCGGTGGGTAGCGATGTTCCGTTTTTCTTATACGGCGGCACCGCGATTGTTTCAGGCAAAGGTGAGGTTATCAAGGAGGTTGAACCTCTGGAAGGTTACGACGTCGATGTGTACTTTCCAGGTTTTTCGATATCAACAAAAGAAGCGTATGCAAAATTGAAACCGGAATGGTTTGGAAAAGCACCTTCGAAAGCTGCTGAGCTTTACGAAGCTTACCGTACAAGAGATTTCGAGAAGATAAAGTTAGGAACCTACAACATTTTTGAGAAGGTCATCCCTGATGAATTACTCGATAGGATTGAGGTGCTAAGAAGCGAAAATCCTGCAGCTCTCACCGGTTCAGGCAGTGCTTATTTCGTCTTGACACCGCAGGGCAAGTACCACTTTACTAAGAAGGGAGTGGAGATCGATGCCTTTGAAGAAGATTAGGGTGGAAGAGCTTGTTGTAGATAAAAGAATTATTCCGCCTATTGAATCTACGGAAGATGTTAGAAAAACTCAATCGTTTATCGGTCGACAGAGCGCTATAAAGGCTCTGCGCTTTGGTTTGGATATGGATAAAGAGGGATACAACATCTTTGTTGTAGGACTACCGGGCACCGGTAGGAAAACTTTTGTCAAACACTTTGTTAGCGAGTACGCACAAAAGAAACCTGTGCCTTCTGATGTTGCTTACGTGATGGATTTCGACGACCCGCAGAAGGCTAATACTCTCTTCTTACCTGCAGGGAAAGGTGTTGAGTTCAAAAAGGACATGGAGAAACTCGTGGAGAACCTAACGGAGAAGATTTCAAAGGTGTTTGAAGGAGAAGATTACAAGGCGCGCAGAAAGGAGATAGACGAGGAATTCGAAAGTGAGCAGGAACGGGTTGTGAACGATTTAGTTGGAAAAGCACAAGCACTGGGATTTTTGATAAAATTCACACAAACAGGTGTGAGCTATTATCCTTTCAAAGATGGAAAACCACTGAAAGAAGAGGAATTTGCCGCATTGAGCGAGGAAGAAAAGAAGAGATTTGAAGAAAATGAAAAGAAGGTTCAGCTATTGATAGAGGCAGCCACCGAGAATGTGCGGAAATTGGAGAGCTTGTACAAAGAGCGGGTAAGAGATTTGAATCGGTACGCTTTATTATTTGCAACCGAAGAGTTCTTCTCTGTGATTGAGGAAAAGTACCCGTTCAGCGATGTGAGGGAATTTATTCACAAGATCAGAGAAGATATCATCGAAAAGGTGAGTTCAACA
The DNA window shown above is from Fervidobacterium changbaicum and carries:
- the ispE gene encoding 4-(cytidine 5'-diphospho)-2-C-methyl-D-erythritol kinase codes for the protein MGKGGSVVLRTFAKLNLCLDVLRKREDGFHEIDSLFQTISLFDRMIVKVRQGNGDLKIESNVDIENNIIEKIWSLVGVRDRDVHVLLEKNIPIGAGLGGGSSNAAGFLVALKLFGLISEQEAFELAKAVGSDVPFFLYGGTAIVSGKGEVIKEVEPLEGYDVDVYFPGFSISTKEAYAKLKPEWFGKAPSKAAELYEAYRTRDFEKIKLGTYNIFEKVIPDELLDRIEVLRSENPAALTGSGSAYFVLTPQGKYHFTKKGVEIDAFEED